One Vicugna pacos unplaced genomic scaffold, VicPac4 scaffold_19, whole genome shotgun sequence genomic region harbors:
- the LOC140693410 gene encoding trafficking protein particle complex subunit 9-like isoform X3: MIPKYSEERIQQCCLLSELYELIGFHCKSTFFKREAPMQRAAPGIPEPGWKACYRLLLQTLPGYILSLDLQDFSKGVGTKTLLQSH; this comes from the exons atgattcccaag tattccgaggagagaattcagcagtgctgcctcctctccgagctctatgagttgatcggcttccactgcaagtccaccttcttcaagcgggagGCCCCCATGCAgcgcgcggcccccggcatcccggagcctggctggAAGGCCTGCTAccgcctcctcctgcagacgcttcctggctacattctgtcgctggacctgcaggacttcagcaaaggtgttggaactaaaacattgcttcagtctcattaa